One genomic region from Magallana gigas chromosome 3, xbMagGiga1.1, whole genome shotgun sequence encodes:
- the LOC117681601 gene encoding uncharacterized protein: MAMGGLPLPRNGDSQNEIEETNTSTKDKRDVILSEKGLLAFEEECSNYKKPIFETWGKVEKCILRVQKCDRNIEQYQILQSDIENTFSEFHSSIKQYLVFLQRHSRSEQGKSEIKRCTEDFEKGKSVVYKALDNIKAAKLDLLETASEISTTSTERKRRKERKLEIMKKEAELRKQKLRLEEDESIRIAEMNRKKCELDIDLDLLKQEQSASDDELSMERDLEDIERESSGERTQKFVENIPSNPVDVQIPTTESPHVLSEMALLMIKKQMLPERFSNFDDSPDSYNAWKETFTNIISELKVSCNEELELMLNRLTGNSKLTAIGIRNANPGKPKEALQIIWKRLDEMYGRPEMIEASIRHQLENFRPVTSAKNKRLYDLLNILIKIESLMANSTFSTSLSYFNSSIGVNPIINKLPFHLQEKWIAKASNFKKLNKVPFPPFSYFVTFVREMSEIRNDPAFVFTNSRQPALKRQVYSKKSEVSTDNNNNAGCPYHKADHSIHDCIAFRAKPFFERKNFLQSKNICTRCCTSTSHTAKDCQVKIQCTACGSVYHSTALHINKGPSSSPSMHGGEKMYNSALQTMKSETDNISPVPMKASTNTSVKCTTFCGDHYQGRSCSKIFLVDVFHTDCPNNMYRVYAIVDDQCNQSLASPELFDALNIMSSPIHYTLTTCMGKTAQNGRQAHSMKIRSLDTAVTMDLPLLMECDDIPNETSEIPTPEVAKSYPHLLRMSLM, encoded by the coding sequence ATGGCTATGGGAGGGCTCCCCTTACCACGGAACGGTGATTCCCAGAACGAGATTGAAGAAACCAACACCTCTACCAAGGATAAACGTGATGTTATCTTGAGTGAGAAAGGACTCTTAGCATTTGAAGAAGAATGTTCAAACTATAAGAAACCTATATTCGAAACATGGGGGAAAGTCGAGAAATGCATTCTACGTGTGCAAAAATGTGACAGAAACATTGAACAATATCAAATCTTACAGAGTGATATAGAGAACACATTCAGTGAGTTTCACAGCAGTATTAAACAGTACCTTGTCTTTCTACAAAGACACTCTAGAAGTGAACAAGgtaaaagtgagataaaacGATGTACCGAGGACTTTGAGAAAGGAAAGTCAGTGGTTTACAAGGCCTTAGACAACATTAAAGCTGCAAAATTAGACCTCTTAGAAACAGCCTCAGAAATATCAACAACCAGCACCGAGAGGAAAAGAAGAAAAGAGAGGAAGttggaaataatgaaaaaagaagCTGAGCTAAGAAAACAGAAACTTCGCCTTGAGGAAGATGAATCAATACGTATAGCTGAAATGAACAGGAAAAAGTGTGAGTTGGACATTGACTTAGATTTACTGAAACAAGAACAGAGTGCTAGTGATGATGAACTTTCAATGGAGCGAGACCTTGAAGAcattgagagagagagctcAGGGGAACGAACACAGAAGTTTGTGGAAAACATCCCTTCCAATCCTGTTGATGTCCAGATACCCACAACTGAATCGCCTCATGTGCTATCTGAAATGGCCCTGCTTATGATTAAAAAGCAAATGCTTCCTGAACGTTTTTCAAACTTTGATGACTCGCCAGATTCGTACAATGCCTGGAAGGAAACATTTACCAATATTATCAGTGAACTAAAAGTTTCCTGTAATGAGGAACTTGAGTTAATGTTAAATAGACTCACTGGCAATTCCAAACTTACAGCAATTGGAATTCGCAATGCAAATCCTGGGAAACCTAAGGAAGCACTTCAGATAATCTGGAAAAGACTAGATGAGATGTACGGGAGACCAGAAATGATAGAAGCGTCGATACGTCACCAGCTAGAAAACTTCCGACCAGTGACATCAGCTAAAAACAAACGCCTGTATGACTtgttaaacattctcattaagATAGAATCACTGATGGCCAATTCAACATTTTCTACAAGCCTATCGTATTTTAACTCGTCAATTGGAGTGAATCCTATCATCAACAAATTACCATTTCACCTGCAGGAAAAATGGATCGCCAAAGCCTCCAATTTCAAAAAGTTAAACAAAGTGCCGTTCCcaccattttcatattttgtgacATTTGTACGCGAAATGAGTGAAATCAGAAATGATCCGGCATTTGTATTCACCAACAGCCGACAACCAGCTCTCAAGAGACAGGTATACTCCAAAAAGTCTGAGGTGTCAacagacaacaacaacaacgccGGCTGTCCATATCATAAGGCAGATCATAGCATTCATGATTGTATAGCCTTCCGTGCAAAACCGTTCTTTGAACGCAAGAACTTCTTGCAAAGCAAAAACATTTGTACTAGATGTTGCACCTCAACTAGTCATACAGCAAAAGACTGTCAAGTCAAAATCCAATGCACTGCTTGTGGGAGTGTTTATCATTCGACTGCTTTGCATATAAACAAAGGTCCATCATCAAGCCCAAGCATGCATGGCGGGGAGAAAATGTATAACTCAGCTCTACAAACCATGAAGTCAGAAACAGACAACATATCGCCTGTACCTATGAAAGCTTCAACAAACACTAGTGTCAAGTGTACTACATTCTGTGGCGACCATTATCAAGGCAGATCATGCAGCAAAATTTTCCTTGTGGATGTATTTCACACAGACTGTCCTAACAACATGTATCGTGTTTACGCAATCGTGGATGACCAATGCAACCAGTCTCTTGCATCTCCAGAACTATTTGATGCCTTGAACATTATGTCCTCACCCATTCATTACACTTTGACAACATGTATGGGAAAGACAGCCCAAAATGGTCGGCAAGCACATAGTATGAAGATACGATCATTGGACACAGCTGTGACAATGGACCTTCCTCTTCTGATGGAATGTGATGACATCCCTAACGAAACCTCTGAAATTCCTACACCAGAAGTTGCTAAGAGCTACCCTCACCTTCTCAGAATGAGTTTGATGTGA
- the LOC136273284 gene encoding uncharacterized protein, producing the protein MHLQIIKPKRRQLLIGRDLIEAHHIEEQITGPRGEPFAQRLSLGWAIIGETRTACGLHLFLFERTNLIFLHNSLQRDTEKKRQFVKFMEKVLNSGAAEVAPPPTSTGCWFLPLFGVRNPKKPDQIRGVFDSSAKYGGVSLNSVLMSGPDMINSLLGILLRFRKDEVAMAADIEQMFYRFRVDEDHRNYLRFFWYKDNNPDDIIIEYRMTSHVFGNSPSPAIASYGLLKTVEHADRDVKNFVQHNFYVDDGLISLPNESDAISLMKRTQSTMKQEGQIRLHKITSNKQAVMDAFDVSDHGEQLKQIDSDDMIHRSLGLCWRLKDDTFVFTVPTEEKPFTRRGLLSTVNSLFDPLGFISPIIISGKILLRECTPEGVDWDEPLPVNNLQKWKEWQSSLHCLSDIAIPRMMSHTSVSSAQTAEVHIFSDASEKAIAASAYIKTVSDGQTSVRFIMGRSKLAPLNGHTIPRLELCGAVLATELAEIISVQLGIPLQTMRFYTDSRVVLGYIGNRTRRFYTYVSNRVDRILRISNANQWNFISSEKNPADSCTRCNTNVINIMRLPWITGPQWLCDVTEMKPTQFPLVEPDSDREVRPIDIPVICSQTDVTITTTGSDLITKKFDRFDRWSCLIVGIACLKRVCRRFRACRDQKPMQLTRHDEIREAETFVLQQIQQEFFSKEINSLKSGKPLNKDTSISTLAPFLDENGLMCVGGRLNKAAGILPSKEINPIILPKNSHISVLLIRHFHEQVKHQGRLFTEGALRTAGYWILGGKRMISSFIHTCRKLRRGLETQMMADLPEDRITPGPAFTSVGIDVFGPWEVCTRRTRGGAANSKRWGLMFTCLTSRAAHIEVIEEMSSSCFINALRRFLSLRGPVKIIRSDRGTNFIGAAEEMRVNMIKVEEGPVQQFLDKSYITWIFNVPHSSHMGGVWERVIGMTRKILDSMLLESSGKPLTHETLATFLCEVCAIINSRPIAPIPSDPNDPMILTPTMILTGKVDFLPVVSDSLSLQDVYRAQSLQIFSGISGVSSIYLSYKVDVSGKAKPETLKKMMWYC; encoded by the exons atgcatcTCCAGATAATTAAACCTAAACGTCGTCAG CTCCTTATTGGTAGAGACTTGATTGAGGCCCATCACATTGAAGAGCAGATCACTGGACCTCGAGGGGAACCATTCGCTCAAAGACTTAGTCTTGGTTGGGCTATAATTGGTGAA ACAAGGACAGCATGTGGACTGCACCTCTTCCTTTTCGAGAGAACCAACCTGATCTTTCTACACAACAGTTTACAGAGAGATACAGAAAAGAAGAGACagtttgtgaaattcatggagAAAGTTCTAAACAGTGGAGCAGCAGAAGTTGCGCCACCTCCAACAAGCACAGGTTGCTGGTTCCTACCTTTGTTTGGCGTTCGTAACCCAAAGAAACCAGATCAAATAAGAGGCGTTTTTGATTCGTCGGCTAAGTATGGTGGAGTTTCCCTCAATTCAGTACTCATGTCTGGTCCAGACATGATCAACAGTCTTCTTGGGATCTTGCTTCGTTTTAGGAAGGATGAGGTGGCGATGGCAGCAGATATAGAGCAGATGTTTTACCGATTTCGTGTTGATGAAGACCACCGCAATTACCTACGCTTCTTTTGGTATAAAGACAACAACCCAGATGACATCATAATAGAGTACAGAATGACTTCACATGTATTCGGCAACAGTCCGTCGCCTGCTATTGCATCTTATGGACTCCTTAAGACTGTCGAACACGCTGATCGAGATGTGAAAAACTTTGTACAGCATAACTTCTACGTTGATGACGGGTTAATCTCTTTACCAAATGAATCAGATGCTATCAGCCTGATGAAGCGTACTCAGTCAACCATGAAACAGGAAGGTCAGATTCGTCTTCACAAAATCACGTCCAACAAACAAGCTGTGATGGACGCCTTTGATGTCAGTGATCATGGAGAACAGCTGAAACAAATAGATAGTGATGACATGATACACAGATCTCTTGGACTTTGTTGGAGACTGAAGGACGATACTTTTGTGTTTACGGTACCTACTGAAGAGAAGCCTTTTACTCGTCGCGGTCTGCTCTCAACTGTAAACAGCCTATTCGACCCATTAGGTTTCATATCACCAATCATCATCAGCGGTAAAATACTTCTCCGAGAATGCACACCTGAAGGAGTTGACTGGGATGAACCATTACCTGTCAATAATCTTCAAAAGTGGAAGGAGTGGCAATCGTCTCTTCACTGTCTCAGTGATATCGCCATTCCCCGTATGATGTCTCACACCTCTGTTAGTTCAGCTCAGACAGCAGAAGTTCACATATTCTCAGATGCTTCAGAAAAGGCAATAGCAGCATCAGCATATATAAAAACTGTAAGTGATGGACAAACAAGCGTTCGATTCATCATGGGAAGAAGCAAGTTAGCACCTCTTAATGGCCACACCATTCCTCGCCTAGAATTGTGTGGAGCTGTCTTAGCAACGGAACTCGCAGAGATCATATCTGTACAACTTGGCATCCCATTGCAAACCATGAGATTTTACACAGATAGCAGAGTTGTGTTAGGCTACATTGGTAATAGGACTCGAAGATTTTACACCTATGTAAGCAACCGAGTTGATCGTATTCTACGAATATCTAATGCCAATCAATGGAACTTCATTTCCAGTGAAAAGAATCCTGCAGATTCTTGTACAAGATGCAACACTAATGTGATCAACATTATGCGGTTACCATGGATTACTGGTCCACAATGGTTGTGTGATGTGACGGAAATGAAACCTACACAGTTTCCACTtgttgaacctgatagtgacaGAGAAGTCCGTCCAATCGATATACCAGTAATATGTTCACAAACTGACGTTACCATTACAACAACAGGATCTGATCTCATTACCAAGAAATTTGATCGATTTGATCGTTGGAGTTGTCTCATTGTGGGCATTGCTTGTCTCAAGCGAGTTTGCCGCAGGTTTAGAGCTTGTCGTGACCAGAAACCTATGCAACTTACCCGTCATGATGAAATTCGTGAAGCAGAGACCTTTGTCCTACAACAGATTCAACAAGAATTCTTCTCTAAAGAGATAAACAGTTTAAAGTCTGGAAAACCTTTGAACAAAGACACAAGTATATCCACACTTGCACCATTCTTAGATGAAAATGGACTAATGTGTGTTGGTGGAAGATTGAACAAAGCTGCTGGAATTTTACCATCAAAGGAAAtcaatccaattattcttcccAAGAACAGTCATATCTCTGTTCTTTTGATTCGTCATTTTCACGAGCAAGTCAAACATCAGGGGAGATTATTCACTGAAGGTGCACTTCGTACGGCAGGTTACTGGATCCTGGGAGGCAAGCGCATGATTTCATCTTTCATTCACACTTGTCGAAAACTTCGCCGTGGCCTCGAAACACAGATGATGGCAGACTTACCAGAGGACAGGATCACACCAGGCCCAGCTTTCACATCTGTTGGAATTGATGTCTTCGGACCATGGGAAGTCTGTACCCGCAGAACTAGAGGAGGAGCTGCAAACAGCAAGAGATGGGGACTGATGTTTACCTGTTTAACATCAAGAGCGGCTCACATAGAGGTTATTGAAGAGATGTCGAGTTCATGTTTTATAAATGCACTGCGTAGATTTCTATCACTCCGTGGCCCAGTGAAGATAATAAGATCTGACCGAGGCACCAATTTCATTGGAGCTGCTGAGGAAATGAGAGTGAACATGATAAAAGTAGAAGAGGGACCAGTTCAACAGTTCCTGGACAAATCCTACATCACCTGGATTTTCAATGTCCCACATTCCTCCCATATGGGTGGTGTCTGGGAGCGAGTCATAGGAATGACAAGGAAAATCCTCGATTCAATGCTTTTGGAATCTAGTGGTAAACCTCTAACACATGAGACATTAGCAACATTTTTATGTGAAGTTTGTGCCATCATAAACTCTAGACCTATAGCACCGATACCTTCGGATCCAAATGACCCAATGATTCTTACACCAACTATGATTCTCACCGGTAAAGTTGATTTCCTACCAGTCGTGTCTGATTCACTCAGTCTACAAGACGTTTACAGAGCGCAATCCTTGCAGATATTTTCTGGAATCAGTGGCGTAAGCAGTATCTATCTATCCTACAAAGTAGACGTAAGTGGAAAAGCGAAACCAGAAACGTTAAAGAAGATGATGTGGTACTGTTGA